In Hyla sarda isolate aHylSar1 chromosome 9, aHylSar1.hap1, whole genome shotgun sequence, the following proteins share a genomic window:
- the ACTMAP gene encoding actin maturation protease — protein MPEEDEAASTNTVHASPPPPPPPPPPPLLCPPPPSQVKSKFFKKVAESSDPSVGGCDELKRLIRNQQERFGAHLKWLLYNQHIPSLIQEGPQCGLVALWMAGGILSSKQEVTLDHIVQVATTRGYTIHGEMFSADNMSGLAVEVFGCDCDLLKGGMEGENRQRILGHLTAGLPVLIPYDEDFNHEPCQRDGHRAHWAVVSGVLLGIRVGSFGSDPEVSRLLYPPPSPLTLNTGDIEQLYLIAKQGKSLRYQLWEYGALSRSNSQLLHLDPKRSSDGNVYVVPEGGVQAGLCGKTLLLKHPVRSKEEETGSRTVTSSYF, from the exons ATGCCCGAGGAGGATGAAGCAGCTTCTACTAATACTGTCCATGCATCTccaccaccaccgccgccgccaccaccaccaccgctgcTGTGCCCGCCTCCTCCATCTCAGGTGAAAAGCAAGTTCTTTAAGAAGGTGGCAGAGAGCAGTGACCCCTCTGTTGGAGGATGTGATGAATTAAAAAGGCTGATCAGGAACCAACAGGAACG ATTCGGTGCACATTTAAAATGGCTTCTTTATAACCAGCATATCCCATCTCTTATACAAGAAGGTCCGCA GTGCGGTCTGGTCGCCTTGTGGATGGCAGGGGGCATACTGAGCAGTAAACAAGAGGTGACGCTTGATCACATTGTACAGGTGGCAACTACAAGAGGATACACCATCCATGGAGAAATGTTCTCAG CGGATAACATGTCCGGCCTCGCAGTGGAAGTTTTTGGATGTGACTGTGATCTTCTAAAAGGAGGAATGGAAGGAGAAAACAGACAGAGAATACTGGGGCACCTGACAGCCGGCCTTCCTgttcttatccc ATACGATGAGGACTTCAATCACGAGCCGTGCCAGCGAGATGGACACCGGGCTCACTGGGCAGTTGTTTCAG GGGTTCTTCTTGGAATCCGGGTTGGCTCTTTTGGTTCCGATCCTGAAGTCTCCAGATTACTGTACCCACCACCCAGTCCCTTAACCCTCAACACAGGGGACATAGAACAACTCTACCTCATCGCCAAGCAGGGCAAGAGCCTCCGATACCAGCTGTGGGAATACGGGGCATTGAGTCGTAGCAATAGTCAACTACTTCACCTGGACCCCAAGAGAAGCAGTGACGGCAATGTCTATGTGGTACCTGAAGGTGGCGTACAAGCTGGGCTGTGTGGCAAAACCTTGCTCCTGAAACATCCAGTGCGTTCAAAAGAGGAAGAGACTGGAAGCCGAACAGTAACAAGTagttatttttaa